In the genome of Polaribacter sp. MED152, one region contains:
- a CDS encoding DNA gyrase/topoisomerase IV subunit A, giving the protein MSEEINENEHEEELTNLDSNTDSPQEETITKVTGMYKEWFLDYASYVILERAVPSLEDGLKPVQRRIMHSMKDLDDGRYNKVANIVGHTMQYHPHGDASIADAMVQIGQKELLIDMQGNWGNILTGDRAAASRYIEARLSKFALDVVFNPKTTEWKLSYDGRRKEPIDLPVKFPLLLAQGAEGIAVGLSTKILPHNFNELIDASIKYLKGRSFKLVPDFLTGGIADFTNYNDGKRGGKVRIRAKISQLDKKTLVITEIPFSTTTSSLIDSILKANDKGKIKIKKIEDNTAAEVEILVHLPPNVSPDKSIDALYAFTNCETSISPLACTIKDNTPVFTGVSDMLKHSTDLTVELLKRELEIQLNELEEQWHFSSLERIFIENRIYRDIEEEETWEGVIEAIDKGLKPHIKHLKRAITVDDITRLTEIRIKKISKFDIDKAKQFIESLEEKIAGVKHHLANLIEFAIAYFKRLKDTYGKGKERKTEIRIFDDIVASKVAMNNAKLYVNRAEGFIGTSLKRDEFVTDCSDIDDIIVFRKDGVMLVTKVDAKTFVGKDIIHIAVFKKKDKRTVYNMMYRDGKGGPSYMKRFNVTSVTRDKEYNLANGSKGSVVHYFSANPNGEAEVVTINLRAVGSVKKLKWDIDFADLAVKGRGVRGNTITKYAIKSVDFKSEGVSTLKPRKIWFDDAVQRLNVDNRGELLGEFRAEDKLLIITQSGKAKAVKPDLAMHFEDDMIVLEKWKPAKPISAVYFDGDKERYYVKRFVIETPEKEEEFISDHPKSQLEIVATDHRPIAEIQFSKRSLENEKLNFEEFIAVKGIKALGNQLTTDKIKNINLLESLPYEEPEEAKSEEIEVVDEEVLEEKLPLEISESDIKKPVADELSAEEKAKLALQKSIAKKKAEQKKLDDENQTKLF; this is encoded by the coding sequence ATGAGCGAAGAAATTAACGAAAACGAACACGAAGAAGAGTTGACGAATCTAGATTCTAATACAGATTCGCCTCAAGAAGAAACCATTACCAAGGTTACAGGAATGTATAAAGAGTGGTTTTTAGATTACGCTTCTTATGTAATTTTAGAAAGAGCTGTACCTTCTTTAGAAGATGGTTTAAAACCCGTTCAACGTAGAATAATGCATTCTATGAAAGATCTGGATGATGGTAGATACAACAAAGTTGCAAATATTGTTGGGCACACTATGCAATATCATCCACATGGAGATGCCTCTATTGCAGATGCTATGGTTCAAATTGGTCAGAAAGAATTGCTGATTGATATGCAAGGAAACTGGGGTAATATTTTAACTGGAGATAGAGCTGCAGCATCAAGATATATAGAAGCACGTTTGTCTAAATTTGCTTTAGACGTAGTTTTCAATCCGAAAACAACTGAGTGGAAATTGTCTTATGATGGTCGTAGAAAAGAGCCTATAGACTTACCTGTAAAGTTTCCGTTATTACTAGCTCAGGGTGCAGAAGGAATTGCAGTAGGTTTATCAACAAAAATTTTACCTCATAATTTTAATGAGTTGATAGATGCTTCTATAAAATATTTAAAAGGCAGAAGCTTTAAACTTGTTCCTGATTTTTTAACAGGTGGTATTGCAGATTTTACCAATTATAATGATGGTAAAAGAGGAGGTAAGGTTAGAATTAGAGCTAAAATTTCTCAGCTTGATAAGAAAACCTTAGTAATTACTGAAATACCTTTTTCTACAACAACATCTTCTTTAATCGACAGTATTTTAAAAGCCAATGATAAAGGTAAAATTAAGATTAAAAAGATCGAAGATAATACTGCTGCAGAAGTGGAAATTTTGGTGCATTTACCACCAAACGTTTCTCCAGACAAATCTATAGATGCGTTATATGCTTTTACAAATTGTGAAACGTCAATATCACCTTTAGCTTGTACTATTAAAGATAATACTCCTGTTTTTACTGGTGTTTCAGATATGCTAAAACATTCTACAGATTTAACAGTAGAATTGTTAAAACGCGAGTTAGAAATTCAGTTAAATGAGCTAGAAGAACAATGGCACTTTTCATCTTTAGAACGAATTTTTATTGAAAATAGAATTTATAGAGATATAGAAGAAGAGGAAACTTGGGAAGGCGTAATTGAAGCAATTGACAAAGGATTAAAACCACACATAAAACATTTAAAACGTGCCATAACTGTTGATGATATTACACGTTTAACAGAAATTAGAATAAAGAAAATATCAAAGTTCGATATTGATAAGGCTAAGCAATTTATAGAAAGTTTAGAAGAAAAAATTGCGGGTGTAAAACATCATTTAGCAAATCTAATCGAATTTGCAATTGCCTATTTTAAAAGATTAAAAGACACTTATGGCAAAGGAAAAGAGCGTAAAACAGAAATACGAATCTTTGATGATATTGTAGCATCTAAAGTGGCTATGAACAATGCTAAATTATATGTAAACAGAGCAGAAGGTTTTATTGGTACTTCTTTAAAACGAGATGAATTTGTTACTGATTGTTCAGATATTGATGATATTATCGTCTTTAGAAAAGATGGTGTAATGTTGGTAACCAAAGTAGATGCTAAAACTTTTGTTGGTAAAGATATTATTCACATTGCTGTCTTCAAAAAGAAGGACAAACGTACTGTATATAATATGATGTACAGAGATGGAAAGGGTGGCCCAAGTTACATGAAACGTTTTAACGTGACTTCAGTTACTAGAGATAAGGAGTATAATTTGGCCAATGGAAGCAAAGGCTCTGTAGTACATTATTTTTCTGCAAATCCAAATGGAGAAGCAGAGGTTGTTACTATAAATCTAAGAGCTGTAGGTAGTGTAAAAAAATTAAAATGGGATATAGATTTTGCAGATTTAGCTGTGAAAGGTAGAGGTGTTCGTGGAAATACGATTACTAAATATGCCATTAAAAGTGTAGATTTTAAATCTGAAGGAGTATCTACATTAAAACCTAGAAAAATTTGGTTTGATGATGCTGTGCAACGTTTGAATGTAGACAATAGAGGAGAGCTTTTAGGTGAATTTAGAGCAGAAGATAAATTGCTTATTATTACTCAAAGTGGTAAAGCAAAAGCAGTTAAGCCAGATTTAGCAATGCATTTTGAAGATGATATGATTGTTTTAGAAAAATGGAAACCAGCTAAACCTATATCAGCAGTTTATTTTGATGGAGATAAAGAACGTTATTATGTGAAACGTTTTGTTATAGAAACGCCTGAAAAAGAAGAAGAGTTTATTTCAGATCATCCAAAAAGTCAATTAGAGATTGTAGCTACTGATCATAGACCAATTGCAGAAATACAATTTTCTAAAAGAAGTCTAGAAAATGAAAAACTTAACTTTGAGGAGTTTATAGCAGTAAAAGGAATTAAAGCTTTAGGAAACCAATTAACAACAGATAAGATTAAGAATATTAATTTGTTAGAATCTTTACCTTATGAAGAACCAGAAGAAGCTAAATCTGAGGAAATAGAGGTAGTTGATGAAGAGGTTTTAGAAGAAAAATTACCATTAGAAATTTCTGAATCTGATATTAAGAAACCAGTGGCTGATGAACTTTCTGCAGAAGAAAAAGCCAAGCTAGCCTTACAAAAATCTATAGCTAAGAAAAAAGCAGAACAAAAGAAACTAGATGATGAAAATCAAACAAAATTATTTTAA
- a CDS encoding ABC transporter substrate-binding protein, with protein sequence MKIKILQVLLVVSCLIACKKEVKQNTSTSKTAITLKYAKGFEVKIENGVKKLLVNAPFQNANKTFEFVISKDTNPKNKIANSIQVPIERMVVTSTTHIPMVELLNEQTSIVGFPYSRYVSSKKTRQLIDDGKIVEIGKESSLNIEILLDLQPQLVVGYSVNSADKSLTTIEKSGIPVIYNGDWLEETPLGRAEWIKFFGVLYNKEKKADSIFKSIEQNYLEAKALVKNLKDKPTILSGAIMNKDVWNLPAGESFVAQFLKDANLNYLWQNTVGKGSLSLSFESVFDKGATANYWIAPGYFSSKEHMLKNNEIYKEFNAFKNDEIYTPSTKKGATGGIIYYEIAPTRPDLVLKDLIKITNPEQLPDYKLTFFEKMK encoded by the coding sequence ATGAAAATAAAAATTCTACAAGTTTTATTGGTGGTTAGTTGTTTAATTGCTTGTAAAAAGGAAGTAAAACAAAATACCTCAACTTCAAAAACAGCAATAACTCTAAAATATGCAAAAGGCTTTGAAGTTAAGATAGAAAATGGTGTAAAGAAACTACTAGTAAATGCTCCATTCCAGAATGCAAATAAAACATTTGAGTTTGTTATCTCTAAGGATACAAATCCAAAAAATAAAATCGCAAATTCTATTCAAGTTCCTATAGAAAGAATGGTGGTGACCTCAACCACTCATATACCAATGGTTGAGCTTTTAAATGAGCAAACATCAATAGTTGGGTTCCCCTACTCAAGATATGTTTCTTCTAAAAAGACAAGACAATTAATTGATGATGGTAAAATTGTAGAAATTGGTAAAGAATCTTCTTTAAATATCGAAATTTTATTGGATTTACAGCCACAGTTAGTTGTTGGTTATAGCGTTAACTCAGCAGATAAATCACTAACCACAATTGAAAAATCCGGAATTCCTGTTATTTATAATGGAGATTGGCTAGAGGAAACTCCTTTAGGAAGAGCTGAGTGGATCAAGTTTTTTGGAGTGCTTTATAACAAAGAAAAAAAGGCAGATAGTATCTTTAAAAGTATAGAACAGAATTATTTAGAGGCTAAAGCTTTGGTAAAAAACCTTAAAGATAAACCAACCATTCTCTCAGGCGCAATTATGAATAAAGATGTTTGGAATTTACCTGCTGGTGAAAGTTTTGTTGCTCAATTTTTAAAGGATGCAAACCTAAATTATCTATGGCAAAATACGGTAGGAAAAGGAAGTTTATCCTTAAGTTTTGAAAGTGTGTTTGACAAAGGAGCAACAGCTAATTATTGGATTGCTCCTGGTTATTTTTCATCAAAAGAGCACATGTTAAAAAACAATGAAATTTACAAGGAATTTAATGCTTTCAAGAATGATGAAATTTATACACCATCTACTAAAAAAGGAGCCACAGGTGGTATCATTTATTACGAAATTGCACCTACAAGACCAGATTTGGTATTGAAAGACCTTATTAAAATTACAAATCCTGAACAATTACCAGATTATAAATTGACGTTTTTTGAAAAAATGAAATAG
- the guaC gene encoding GMP reductase — MRIENELKLGFKDVMIRPKRSTLKSRSQVSLERNFKFLHSDITWTGIPIIAANMDTVGTFEMATELAKHKLFTAIHKHYSIEDWRRFAKNSPKEILNNIAISTGTGKEDSIKVKQVLEEFPQINFICIDVANGYSEHFVEFVKHMRSEHPKKVIIAGNVVTGEMVEELLLAGADIIKVGIGPGSVCTTRVKTGVGYPQLSAIIECADAAHGMGGHIISDGGCKIPGDLSKAFGGSADFVMLGGMLAGHSESGGDTIEKNGEKYKAFYGMSSETAMNKYSGGVANYRASEGKIVEVPFKGDVENTIIDILGGIRSTCTYVGASKLKELTKRTTFIRVQEQENQVYS; from the coding sequence ATGAGAATAGAAAACGAATTAAAACTAGGTTTTAAGGATGTAATGATAAGGCCAAAAAGATCTACTTTAAAATCTAGATCACAAGTGAGCCTAGAAAGAAATTTTAAATTTTTACATAGTGATATTACTTGGACAGGTATACCAATAATCGCTGCAAATATGGATACTGTTGGTACTTTTGAAATGGCAACTGAACTTGCAAAACACAAATTATTTACAGCCATTCACAAACATTATAGCATTGAAGATTGGAGGAGATTTGCCAAAAACAGTCCGAAAGAAATATTAAATAATATTGCCATTAGCACAGGTACAGGAAAAGAAGACTCTATTAAGGTAAAGCAAGTCTTAGAAGAATTTCCTCAAATAAATTTTATCTGTATTGACGTTGCTAATGGTTATTCAGAACACTTTGTAGAATTTGTAAAACACATGCGTTCAGAACATCCTAAGAAAGTAATTATTGCAGGAAATGTAGTAACAGGCGAAATGGTAGAAGAATTATTGTTAGCTGGCGCAGACATTATTAAAGTTGGTATTGGCCCAGGATCAGTATGTACAACTCGCGTTAAAACTGGGGTAGGCTATCCTCAACTATCTGCAATTATTGAATGTGCAGATGCTGCTCATGGAATGGGTGGACATATTATTTCTGATGGTGGGTGTAAAATTCCTGGTGATTTATCTAAAGCTTTTGGTGGAAGTGCAGACTTTGTAATGTTAGGTGGTATGTTAGCTGGTCATTCAGAAAGTGGTGGTGATACTATAGAAAAAAATGGCGAAAAATATAAAGCATTTTATGGAATGAGCTCAGAAACTGCAATGAATAAATATTCAGGAGGAGTCGCAAATTATAGAGCTTCTGAAGGTAAAATCGTTGAAGTTCCGTTTAAAGGAGATGTAGAAAATACAATTATTGATATTTTAGGAGGAATTAGATCTACCTGTACTTATGTAGGTGCTAGTAAATTAAAGGAGCTCACAAAAAGGACTACGTTTATCAGAGTTCAAGAGCAAGAAAATCAAGTTTATTCTTAA
- a CDS encoding TonB-dependent siderophore receptor, with translation MKKQLLIVSVLACSFVSTKVFSQEKKEKVEALDEVVVTATKFATNKKNVGKVVYQITQETIENSQGKTILDLLNDVPGVEINGNFSTKGQNLGYYIRGGRNRQVAILLDGVNVNDPSSFNGDFDLRQIDINQVEKIEVLKGASSTLYGTGAATGVINIILKKASKKGFRGSFSSSIGSNSSSENNSLSAEEFSTSFNFNGTLGKLDYLLALNANGSSGLSAAESSTATAFEEDNFARQNVLVKLNYALSDHFKIGLLTSYDEFSTDFDGFDFDPVTFASIPADRDNNLNSVQKRVGVNADYTYANGSLKIRTFLTDIDRTETPSENFFNGEVYGFDIYNNYMFNEEFSFLVGITSQYQDMTQRTSFSTIEEGSGKQHFYDPYLSVNYMSEKGLNVNVGGRLNIHSEYGNNFVYNINPSYNFRINEHNIKLFASYSTAFITPTLSEIFTKLPSIDELLPEETTTVEGGFDIALGDKLTFNATYFYREETNKIGYDPNTFQTINDLGTFSAKGFETEVIYSVSNSLKLLANYTYIDRDENLLLKIPQNKFFIKANYNLGKNTFTSLSYRWVDETQDFGNVALDSYNLFDFFINHSILENKVTFYGSLTNILNEDFQEIAGFTTRGRNYNLGVKIQL, from the coding sequence ATGAAAAAACAATTATTAATTGTTAGTGTATTGGCATGTAGTTTTGTCAGTACAAAAGTATTCTCTCAAGAAAAGAAAGAGAAAGTAGAAGCTTTAGATGAAGTAGTGGTAACTGCTACAAAATTTGCAACCAATAAAAAAAACGTTGGTAAAGTAGTTTATCAAATTACACAAGAAACTATTGAAAATAGTCAAGGTAAAACCATCTTAGACTTATTGAACGATGTCCCTGGAGTTGAAATTAATGGTAATTTTAGTACAAAAGGACAAAATTTAGGGTATTACATTAGAGGTGGACGAAATAGACAAGTTGCCATTTTGTTAGATGGTGTTAACGTAAATGACCCTAGTTCTTTCAATGGTGATTTTGATTTACGTCAAATAGATATCAATCAAGTTGAGAAAATTGAGGTTTTAAAAGGTGCATCCTCTACTTTATATGGAACAGGAGCTGCAACTGGGGTAATAAACATTATTCTTAAAAAAGCATCAAAGAAAGGTTTTAGAGGATCTTTTAGTTCATCAATTGGCTCTAACAGTTCAAGTGAGAACAATAGCTTATCTGCAGAAGAGTTTTCTACGAGTTTTAATTTTAATGGTACTTTAGGTAAGTTAGATTACCTTTTAGCTTTAAATGCGAATGGTTCTTCTGGTTTATCTGCAGCAGAAAGTTCAACAGCCACAGCATTTGAAGAAGATAATTTTGCTAGACAAAATGTTTTAGTAAAACTTAATTATGCATTGAGTGATCATTTTAAAATAGGATTATTAACCAGTTATGATGAGTTTTCAACAGATTTTGATGGTTTTGATTTCGATCCTGTAACTTTTGCGAGTATACCTGCAGATAGAGATAACAACTTAAACAGCGTTCAAAAGAGAGTAGGTGTGAATGCAGATTATACCTATGCTAATGGTTCTTTAAAAATTAGAACTTTTCTTACTGATATAGATAGAACAGAAACACCTTCTGAGAACTTTTTTAATGGTGAAGTGTATGGTTTTGATATTTACAACAACTACATGTTCAATGAGGAGTTTTCATTTTTAGTAGGTATAACTTCTCAATATCAAGACATGACTCAAAGAACATCTTTTAGTACTATAGAAGAAGGTTCAGGAAAACAACATTTTTATGATCCTTATTTATCTGTAAATTATATGTCTGAAAAAGGTTTAAATGTAAATGTTGGTGGTCGATTAAATATTCATAGTGAGTATGGAAATAACTTTGTTTACAACATTAATCCTTCTTATAATTTTAGAATTAATGAACATAATATCAAGTTATTTGCTTCTTACAGTACAGCTTTTATTACACCAACTTTATCTGAAATTTTTACAAAATTACCTAGTATAGATGAGTTGTTACCTGAAGAAACAACAACTGTAGAAGGTGGATTTGATATAGCTTTGGGTGATAAATTAACCTTTAATGCTACTTATTTTTATAGAGAAGAAACTAATAAAATTGGGTATGATCCAAACACGTTTCAAACCATAAACGATTTAGGAACTTTTTCTGCTAAAGGGTTTGAAACTGAAGTAATATATAGTGTTTCAAATAGTTTAAAGTTATTGGCGAATTACACTTATATAGATCGTGATGAAAATTTACTTTTGAAAATACCTCAAAATAAATTCTTTATTAAGGCCAATTATAATTTAGGTAAAAATACCTTTACTTCATTAAGCTATAGATGGGTAGATGAAACTCAAGATTTTGGAAATGTAGCTTTAGATTCTTACAATTTATTCGATTTTTTTATTAATCATAGTATCCTAGAAAATAAAGTTACTTTTTATGGAAGCTTAACCAATATTTTGAATGAAGATTTTCAAGAAATTGCAGGGTTTACTACCAGAGGAAGAAATTATAATTTAGGGGTGAAGATTCAATTATAG
- a CDS encoding ATP-dependent helicase has translation MNTYLDSLNEPQKQAVLQKDGPMIIIAGAGSGKTRVLTYRIAHLMQSGVDAFNILSLTFTNKAAREMKERIAGVVGQSEAKNLWMGTFHSVFARILRSEADKLGFPSNFTIYDTQDSVRLMGTIIKEMNLDKERYKPKQILGRISSFKNSLITVRAYFNNSDLQEADMHASRPKVGDIYREYVDRCFKSGAMDFDDLLLRTNELLARFPDVLAKYQDRFRYIMVDEYQDTNHSQYIIVRALADRFQNICVVGDDSQSIYSFRGANIQNILNFQKDYPDVKTFKLEQNYRSTKNIVNAANSVIARNKTKLDKEVWTSNDAGDSINVMRTISDGEEGRFVAQSIWENMMNHQLTPDNFCVLYRTNSQSRAIEDALRKKNIDYTIYGGISFYQRKEIKDILSYLRILINPNDEEALKRIINYPARGIGATTIDRLTIAANHYKKSIFEIIKYIDKIDIKINSGTKKKLQNFMNMILRLQIEAQTKNAFEIAEVVVKETRLIKDLEKDGTPEAVSKVENVQELLNGIKDFITDKIEEGEDASLTTFLEDVALATDFDSKKDNDKPSVSLMTIHQSKGLEYLYVYIVGLEENLFPSAMSMNTRSELEEERRLFYVALTRAEKVAYLSYAQTRYRWGKLVDAEPSRFLEEIDDQYLHYIAPKMPEPSINRFVDKSLFDDAPKGIRFQKPIQRKKMERDLAKKKEIIIPKNLRKVSQASTSKTNLFDGNVAVGNIVEHNRFGAGEVIALEGKGPNQKAEIKFSTVGKKKLLLQFAKLKVIG, from the coding sequence TTGAATACCTATTTAGATTCTTTAAACGAACCTCAAAAACAAGCAGTATTGCAAAAAGATGGTCCTATGATTATCATTGCAGGTGCAGGTTCTGGAAAAACAAGAGTATTAACATATAGAATTGCACATTTAATGCAATCTGGAGTAGATGCTTTTAATATTTTGTCTTTAACATTTACCAACAAAGCAGCTCGTGAAATGAAAGAGAGAATTGCTGGTGTTGTTGGGCAAAGTGAAGCTAAAAATCTTTGGATGGGTACTTTTCACTCTGTTTTTGCCAGAATTTTAAGATCTGAGGCAGACAAGCTTGGTTTTCCATCAAACTTTACAATTTACGATACGCAAGATTCAGTTCGATTAATGGGTACCATTATTAAAGAAATGAATTTAGATAAAGAGCGCTATAAACCCAAGCAAATTTTGGGTAGAATCTCATCGTTCAAAAATAGTTTAATTACAGTAAGAGCCTATTTTAATAATTCTGATTTGCAAGAAGCAGATATGCATGCAAGCAGACCAAAAGTTGGTGATATTTATAGAGAATATGTAGATAGGTGCTTCAAATCTGGAGCTATGGATTTTGATGATTTACTATTGAGGACCAATGAATTGTTAGCTCGCTTTCCAGATGTTCTAGCTAAATATCAAGATCGTTTTCGTTATATAATGGTAGATGAGTATCAAGATACAAACCATTCACAATATATCATTGTTAGAGCTTTAGCAGATCGTTTTCAGAATATTTGTGTGGTGGGTGATGATTCTCAGAGTATTTATAGTTTTAGGGGCGCAAACATTCAAAACATTCTTAATTTTCAAAAAGATTATCCAGATGTTAAGACCTTTAAACTAGAGCAAAATTACAGATCTACAAAAAACATTGTAAACGCTGCAAATTCAGTAATTGCAAGAAATAAAACCAAATTAGATAAAGAAGTTTGGACAAGTAATGATGCAGGAGATTCTATAAATGTAATGCGTACCATTTCTGATGGTGAAGAAGGCAGATTTGTGGCTCAATCTATTTGGGAAAATATGATGAACCATCAATTAACTCCAGACAATTTTTGCGTACTATACAGAACAAATTCGCAGTCTAGAGCCATTGAAGACGCTTTAAGAAAAAAGAATATCGATTATACTATTTATGGTGGTATCTCTTTTTATCAGAGAAAAGAAATTAAAGACATTTTGTCTTATCTAAGAATTCTTATCAACCCAAATGATGAGGAAGCTTTAAAACGAATTATTAATTATCCTGCAAGAGGAATTGGAGCTACAACTATAGATCGATTAACGATTGCAGCCAATCATTATAAAAAATCAATTTTTGAAATTATAAAGTATATTGATAAAATTGATATTAAGATTAATTCTGGAACTAAAAAAAAGTTACAGAATTTTATGAACATGATTCTTAGGCTTCAAATAGAGGCACAAACCAAAAATGCATTCGAAATTGCAGAAGTTGTTGTTAAAGAAACTAGATTAATTAAAGATTTAGAAAAAGATGGCACACCAGAAGCTGTAAGTAAAGTAGAGAATGTTCAAGAACTTTTAAACGGAATTAAAGACTTTATCACAGATAAAATTGAGGAAGGTGAAGATGCCTCTTTAACCACTTTCTTAGAAGATGTAGCTTTGGCAACAGATTTCGATTCGAAAAAGGATAATGATAAGCCAAGTGTTTCATTAATGACCATTCATCAATCTAAAGGTTTAGAGTATTTATATGTTTATATAGTTGGTTTAGAAGAAAATTTGTTTCCTTCTGCAATGAGTATGAATACAAGAAGTGAGCTAGAGGAAGAACGTAGGTTATTTTATGTTGCATTAACAAGAGCCGAAAAAGTGGCGTATTTAAGCTATGCACAAACACGTTACAGATGGGGTAAATTGGTAGATGCTGAGCCAAGTAGATTTTTAGAGGAAATAGATGATCAATATCTGCATTATATTGCTCCTAAAATGCCTGAGCCGTCTATCAACAGATTTGTAGATAAAAGTTTGTTTGATGATGCTCCAAAAGGAATCCGTTTTCAGAAACCAATTCAACGTAAAAAAATGGAGCGAGATTTGGCAAAGAAGAAAGAAATTATCATTCCTAAAAACCTTAGAAAAGTGTCGCAAGCATCTACATCAAAAACCAATTTATTTGATGGTAATGTTGCTGTTGGTAATATTGTAGAACATAACAGGTTTGGTGCAGGAGAAGTAATTGCTTTAGAAGGTAAAGGCCCAAATCAAAAAGCAGAAATTAAGTTCAGTACAGTTGGTAAAAAGAAATTATTATTACAATTTGCCAAATTAAAAGTGATTGGTTAA
- a CDS encoding DUF4290 domain-containing protein, whose product MTFDLEYNSERTLMIIPEYGRHIQKLVNHCVALETKEERNKMALAIVDVMGNLQPHLRDVPDFKHKLWDQLFIMSKFNLDVDSPYPIPSKEELQEKPEGLAYPKSASRYRYYGNNIQTMIDVALSWEDGDKKEALVYTIANHMKKCYLNWNKDTVDDAVIFKHLYDLSDKKIDLRDSEEELSESKNLLKKRNSQGQNHSKSNHKKSHSNNKGRKRY is encoded by the coding sequence ATGACATTCGATTTAGAATATAATTCAGAAAGAACATTAATGATTATTCCAGAGTATGGAAGACATATACAAAAACTTGTAAATCATTGTGTGGCTTTAGAAACCAAAGAAGAACGTAATAAAATGGCATTGGCAATTGTTGATGTTATGGGTAATTTACAACCGCATTTAAGAGATGTTCCAGATTTTAAACATAAATTATGGGATCAGCTTTTTATCATGTCTAAATTTAATTTAGATGTAGATTCACCTTATCCAATTCCGTCAAAAGAAGAATTGCAAGAAAAGCCAGAAGGTTTGGCTTATCCAAAATCAGCTTCTAGATATCGTTATTATGGTAACAATATTCAAACCATGATAGATGTTGCTTTAAGTTGGGAAGATGGAGATAAAAAAGAAGCATTGGTTTACACCATAGCCAATCATATGAAAAAATGTTATTTAAATTGGAATAAAGATACTGTAGATGATGCAGTAATTTTTAAACATTTATATGATTTATCCGATAAAAAAATCGATTTAAGAGATTCTGAAGAAGAACTTTCTGAAAGTAAAAACTTACTTAAGAAAAGAAATTCACAAGGACAAAATCATTCTAAGAGCAATCATAAAAAGTCTCACAGCAATAATAAAGGTAGAAAAAGATATTAA